A DNA window from Nitrospira sp. contains the following coding sequences:
- a CDS encoding Tetratricopeptide repeat protein (MaGe:77308956), which yields MFRLLLTIFLISAGVFIYSYFRELNPGMVTVRTSSAMEFELSPVTLVLISMALGAVVVTFVVGLQQTAHAILTWQSSRLARRKEKVDALHREGTHAFMSKRTVEAMSLFEKALAMDPNRVDSLLWLGNIYRSEHNFAEAIRLHQHAHRVDDRNIEVLLELGKDLEGAKRYEDALQALQKILKIEPDNLTALIRKRDLLIRLEKWSDALEIQHRLLKANLPESEKQAEADLLVGCMYEVGRQLLERGHPDKARRYFRGAIKKDRSFLPAYIGIGEILIHEGKTKDAVEILKKVYSRTRSVILLHRLEELFLDQGEPSEIIRVYMEALQQNPQNPVLQFYLGKLYYRLEMIDEAFDVLSTVEGPQDHLLDYHKIMANLYLRKQHFEQAIVELKKALSFKKRVVVPYICTQCQQESVEWSGRCRRCARWNTLTALPWLEAAQPAADQENEPSTVRAIPYRGIASPFETV from the coding sequence ATGTTCAGACTGCTGCTCACCATCTTCCTCATCAGCGCCGGCGTGTTCATCTACAGCTATTTCCGCGAGCTGAACCCCGGCATGGTGACGGTCCGCACCAGCTCTGCCATGGAATTCGAACTCAGCCCGGTCACGCTGGTGCTCATTTCGATGGCACTCGGCGCCGTGGTCGTAACCTTCGTCGTGGGCCTGCAACAGACCGCGCATGCCATCCTCACCTGGCAAAGCAGCCGCCTGGCGCGACGGAAAGAAAAAGTGGACGCTCTGCACCGCGAAGGCACCCACGCCTTCATGTCCAAGCGCACCGTCGAAGCCATGAGCCTTTTCGAGAAAGCGCTGGCCATGGATCCGAACCGCGTCGACTCCCTGCTGTGGCTCGGCAATATCTATCGCTCCGAACACAACTTCGCGGAAGCCATCCGGCTGCACCAGCATGCCCACCGCGTCGACGACCGGAATATCGAAGTCCTGCTGGAATTGGGGAAAGACCTCGAAGGCGCGAAGCGCTATGAAGACGCGCTGCAAGCCTTGCAGAAGATCCTCAAGATCGAACCGGATAATCTGACCGCCTTGATCCGGAAACGCGACCTCTTGATTCGTTTGGAAAAGTGGAGCGACGCGCTGGAAATTCAGCATCGCCTCTTAAAAGCCAATTTGCCGGAATCGGAAAAGCAGGCCGAAGCAGATCTTCTGGTTGGCTGCATGTATGAAGTCGGCCGCCAGTTGCTGGAGCGAGGGCATCCCGACAAGGCACGCCGCTATTTCCGCGGCGCCATCAAGAAAGACCGCAGCTTCCTGCCCGCCTACATCGGCATCGGCGAAATCCTCATCCATGAGGGCAAGACGAAGGACGCCGTCGAGATTCTGAAGAAGGTGTACAGCCGAACCAGAAGCGTCATCCTCCTTCATCGCTTGGAGGAGCTGTTCCTGGATCAAGGCGAGCCGAGCGAGATCATCCGCGTCTACATGGAAGCGCTGCAGCAGAATCCTCAGAACCCCGTGCTCCAGTTCTATCTGGGCAAGCTCTACTACCGGCTTGAAATGATCGACGAAGCCTTCGACGTGCTCTCCACCGTCGAAGGACCGCAAGACCATCTGCTGGACTATCACAAGATCATGGCCAATCTGTACCTGCGCAAACAGCACTTCGAGCAGGCCATCGTGGAGCTCAAGAAAGCGCTCAGCTTCAAGAAGCGCGTGGTCGTGCCCTACATCTGCACCCAGTGCCAGCAGGAATCGGTGGAGTGGTCCGGACGCTGCCGCCGTTGCGCGCGCTGGAACACCCTCACCGCACTCCCTTGGCTGGAAGCCGCCCAACCGGCCGCAGACCAAGAGAACGAGCCCTCCACCGTCCGCGCCATCCCCTACCGAGGCATTGCTTCTCCGTTTGAAACCGTGTAG
- a CDS encoding putative nicotinate-nucleotide adenylyltransferase (Evidence 3 : Putative function from multiple computational evidences; MaGe:77308954), with amino-acid sequence MRSSDSALSPATPNTQHATQPTRLGLFGGSFNPIHHGHLAIARQAHEILALDRTLFIPTGDPPHKRDGALAPAQHRYEMVRLAIAGMPAFELSDIEIARQGKSYSIDTVRELQRRYGPATRLFFLIGLDAFLDLPNWREPDALLAACSFVVISRPGQSFAALPSLPFLSTVTAEQLAPLDAGTVNRLDLPFPSRPTIICLALPPSPISASDIRQRIQHGAMLANLLPPSVESYILRTQLYREDQHRTHIEGHRA; translated from the coding sequence ATGCGCTCATCCGATTCAGCACTCAGCCCCGCAACACCCAACACTCAGCACGCCACGCAACCTACGCGGCTGGGCCTCTTTGGCGGCAGCTTCAACCCGATCCATCATGGCCATCTAGCCATCGCCCGGCAGGCCCATGAAATTCTGGCGCTCGACCGCACTCTGTTCATTCCGACCGGAGATCCTCCTCATAAGCGGGATGGAGCCCTCGCCCCGGCCCAGCACCGGTATGAGATGGTGCGGCTAGCCATCGCCGGAATGCCCGCATTCGAACTCTCCGACATCGAAATCGCACGCCAAGGAAAATCCTACTCCATCGATACCGTCCGCGAACTCCAGCGGCGATACGGACCGGCCACCAGGCTGTTCTTTCTAATCGGCCTGGATGCTTTTCTCGATCTTCCCAACTGGCGGGAGCCTGACGCGCTGCTGGCGGCCTGCTCCTTCGTCGTCATCTCCAGGCCGGGACAATCGTTCGCCGCCTTACCCTCACTGCCTTTTCTCTCAACCGTTACCGCCGAGCAGCTTGCGCCGTTGGATGCCGGAACGGTCAACCGGCTCGACCTCCCGTTTCCGTCCCGGCCCACGATTATCTGCCTGGCTCTTCCGCCCTCTCCCATTTCCGCATCCGACATTCGGCAACGCATTCAACACGGCGCCATGCTGGCAAATTTGTTGCCGCCCTCCGTGGAATCTTATATACTTCGCACACAGTTATATCGGGAGGATCAGCATCGCACGCATATCGAAGGTCACCGCGCTTGA
- a CDS encoding Glutamate 5-kinase (MaGe:77308953): MRDELLKQATRIVVKIGSSLIASRNTGLRPDQIERLAGEIAALRAGGREVLVVSSGAIVSGIKKLQLKEYPKNLPIKQAAAAVGQSRLMWAYEKAFEPLGIQVAQILLTHADLADRRRFLNARYTLTALIGFGVLPIINENDTVAVEEIRVGDNDTLAAQVAQLVDADLLVILSDVDGMFTDDPRKNPEATLIPLISEITEEVERKAGASGTFEGTGGMATKVRAAKKVGEYGVATLIVNGQQPGLLPKVLTGEPGGSLFLAKGRRLNSRKHWIAFTLRPRGHIRVDQGAVEALTLRGKSLLASGIIEIAGSFDPGDPVSCIDQDGKEFARGLVNFSSELLGRMKGLKTQDIQQQIGPQEYEEVIHRDNLVVL, encoded by the coding sequence GTGCGAGACGAACTCCTAAAGCAAGCCACACGCATTGTCGTGAAAATCGGAAGCAGCCTGATTGCCTCTCGAAACACCGGGCTGCGTCCGGATCAGATCGAGCGACTGGCCGGTGAAATCGCCGCACTGCGAGCAGGCGGCCGGGAAGTGCTGGTCGTCTCGTCCGGCGCCATCGTCTCTGGCATCAAGAAGCTGCAGCTCAAGGAATATCCGAAAAACCTTCCCATCAAGCAAGCTGCCGCCGCAGTCGGGCAGAGCCGGCTGATGTGGGCCTACGAAAAAGCCTTTGAGCCGCTCGGCATTCAGGTTGCCCAAATTCTCCTCACGCACGCCGATCTCGCCGACCGCCGCCGCTTCCTCAATGCCCGTTACACCCTCACGGCCCTCATCGGATTTGGCGTGCTGCCGATCATCAACGAAAACGATACCGTTGCCGTCGAAGAGATCCGTGTCGGAGACAACGACACGCTCGCCGCGCAAGTGGCCCAGCTGGTCGACGCCGACCTACTCGTCATTCTGTCGGACGTCGACGGCATGTTCACAGACGATCCGCGGAAAAACCCCGAAGCCACGCTGATCCCACTCATTTCTGAGATCACTGAAGAAGTCGAACGGAAAGCCGGCGCCTCCGGCACCTTTGAAGGCACCGGCGGCATGGCCACGAAAGTGCGCGCGGCCAAGAAAGTGGGCGAGTACGGCGTCGCAACATTGATCGTCAACGGCCAACAGCCCGGCCTGCTCCCTAAAGTGCTGACCGGCGAGCCTGGAGGAAGCTTATTCCTCGCGAAAGGACGCCGTCTCAACAGCCGCAAACACTGGATTGCCTTTACCCTCCGCCCGCGCGGCCACATACGAGTCGACCAAGGGGCTGTCGAAGCACTGACCCTGCGCGGGAAGAGCCTGCTGGCATCCGGGATAATCGAGATCGCCGGTTCGTTCGATCCAGGCGATCCGGTAAGCTGCATCGACCAGGACGGAAAAGAGTTTGCCAGGGGCCTCGTGAATTTCTCATCGGAACTATTGGGCCGCATGAAAGGATTGAAGACGCAGGACATCCAGCAGCAGATCGGTCCGCAGGAGTATGAAGAAGTGATCCACCGAGACAACCTGGTCGTTCTCTAG
- the mutS2 gene encoding Endonuclease MutS2 (MaGe:77308943), whose protein sequence is MADSLSEKAAQALEWPKVLEALARVAHSTLGAARCRALMLANDLEGLVRRQQETTEWLRLSDGSDPAPALSFPDTREPVERASKGGVLEALELRDCGLVLARMDEVARFCARHAHEAPTVAAMADCLQPTRERQSVARALDAAIQPDGAIKESATPELRRLTHAAQELKQRMREQLDRMLHSSRYEEVLQESYFAQREGRYVLPVKADMRGRIPGIVHDVSASGATVFLEPRELVELNNSIKVADLEIEREVRRILRELTLLVAGQADALQAGAEALTELDSVQAKAALSRRLMGSPVALNDQGRVLLKQARHPLLMLAKDDVVANDIVLDESIRVLVISGPNTGGKTVTLKIVGLFSLMVRAGLHLPCAPESEMAIFPKLYTDIGDAQDLSRDLSSFSAHMSQMVQLLAESARSLSLGEAPGQSLVLLDEPVTSTDPQEGAALAEALLCHLASLNMKVVATTHYGPLKELAQTMPGFANASVEFDVTRLAPTYRLFLGVPGGSSALEIAGRLGMDAKILDDARRRLPEDDRRLEDLMADLQQKQRQLAGDVERAAQARAEAEQAAVEAKALQARLEEAELDARKGLKKKMGEQFQRARAEVQATVDALKREQKLLKAKETTQRLSELESQARQELEPAGESIPVERLRVGDQVEIAGLGMTGSLLEDPQGKKRVRVKVGEGEVLATVANLIGVASEEATSMPLKRSPVPTPQRFSTGGGLGLDEQTVVDVRGQAADEALDRVVAALDRATLDGAPFLRIIHGHGTGKLKASLRVYLKASPYVAHARPGDRAEGGDGVTVVTVR, encoded by the coding sequence ATGGCGGATTCGTTGTCGGAAAAAGCGGCGCAGGCGTTGGAATGGCCCAAAGTCCTGGAGGCTCTGGCGCGGGTGGCGCATTCTACGTTGGGGGCTGCGCGTTGCCGGGCGCTGATGCTGGCGAACGATTTAGAGGGACTGGTCAGGCGTCAGCAGGAGACGACGGAGTGGTTGCGGTTGAGCGACGGGAGCGACCCTGCCCCGGCATTGTCGTTTCCGGATACCCGTGAGCCGGTCGAGCGGGCCAGCAAAGGGGGCGTGCTTGAGGCGTTGGAGCTGCGGGACTGCGGACTCGTGCTGGCGCGGATGGACGAGGTGGCGCGCTTTTGCGCCCGCCATGCCCACGAGGCTCCGACGGTGGCGGCCATGGCCGATTGCCTGCAACCGACTCGGGAGCGCCAGTCAGTCGCACGGGCGCTCGATGCCGCGATCCAGCCCGATGGGGCAATTAAAGAGTCGGCCACGCCGGAGCTGCGTCGGCTGACGCATGCCGCGCAGGAGCTTAAGCAGCGCATGCGGGAGCAGCTGGATCGGATGCTGCACTCCAGCCGGTATGAAGAGGTGCTTCAGGAATCGTATTTCGCCCAACGGGAAGGCCGCTATGTGCTGCCGGTGAAAGCGGACATGCGCGGGCGCATACCGGGAATTGTGCACGATGTCTCGGCCAGCGGCGCGACGGTTTTTCTCGAACCGCGCGAGCTGGTGGAATTGAATAACTCGATCAAGGTTGCCGACCTGGAGATCGAGCGTGAAGTGCGGCGGATTCTGCGAGAGCTCACGTTGCTGGTCGCGGGGCAAGCGGATGCGTTGCAGGCTGGGGCCGAGGCGCTGACGGAACTGGACTCCGTGCAGGCAAAGGCAGCGCTCAGCCGGCGGCTCATGGGCAGCCCGGTGGCGTTGAATGACCAGGGGCGAGTCCTGCTCAAACAGGCGCGCCATCCGTTGTTGATGCTGGCGAAGGACGATGTCGTCGCGAACGATATTGTGCTCGATGAATCCATTCGGGTTCTGGTTATTTCTGGTCCCAATACCGGCGGGAAGACCGTCACGCTGAAAATTGTCGGATTGTTTTCATTGATGGTGCGAGCGGGGTTGCATCTGCCTTGTGCGCCGGAGTCGGAGATGGCGATCTTTCCCAAGCTCTATACCGACATCGGGGACGCGCAGGATCTGAGCCGAGACCTCTCCAGTTTCTCCGCCCACATGTCGCAGATGGTGCAATTGCTGGCCGAGTCGGCGCGGTCGCTGAGCCTTGGGGAAGCCCCCGGACAGTCGCTGGTGTTGCTGGATGAGCCGGTGACATCCACCGATCCGCAAGAGGGTGCGGCGCTGGCGGAAGCGCTCTTGTGTCACTTGGCCTCGCTGAATATGAAGGTTGTGGCGACGACCCATTATGGACCGCTGAAAGAATTGGCTCAAACGATGCCGGGATTTGCGAATGCCAGCGTCGAGTTCGACGTGACGCGTTTGGCGCCGACGTACCGCTTGTTTCTCGGCGTGCCCGGCGGTTCGTCGGCATTGGAGATCGCCGGCCGTCTGGGGATGGATGCGAAGATTTTGGACGATGCGCGCCGGCGCTTGCCCGAGGATGATCGGCGGTTGGAAGACCTCATGGCCGACCTCCAGCAGAAACAGCGGCAGCTAGCCGGCGATGTAGAGCGAGCAGCGCAGGCGCGAGCCGAAGCCGAACAGGCCGCCGTTGAAGCGAAGGCGTTGCAGGCTCGCCTGGAGGAAGCGGAGCTGGACGCGCGCAAGGGGTTGAAGAAGAAAATGGGCGAGCAGTTTCAACGGGCGCGGGCGGAGGTGCAGGCCACTGTCGATGCGCTTAAGCGCGAACAGAAACTTCTCAAAGCGAAAGAGACGACGCAACGGCTTAGTGAGCTAGAGAGTCAAGCCAGGCAAGAACTGGAGCCTGCCGGCGAGTCGATTCCCGTCGAGCGGCTTCGGGTCGGCGACCAAGTGGAAATCGCCGGGCTGGGCATGACCGGCAGTCTGCTCGAAGATCCGCAGGGAAAGAAGCGCGTTCGCGTGAAAGTGGGGGAGGGGGAAGTGCTGGCTACGGTGGCCAATCTTATCGGTGTTGCATCGGAAGAGGCGACATCGATGCCGTTGAAACGATCGCCTGTGCCGACCCCTCAACGGTTTTCGACCGGTGGCGGGCTCGGTCTCGACGAACAGACGGTCGTCGATGTGCGGGGGCAGGCCGCCGACGAAGCGCTCGATCGCGTTGTGGCCGCATTGGATCGGGCGACGCTGGACGGCGCGCCGTTCTTGCGCATCATTCATGGACATGGGACCGGAAAGCTGAAAGCCTCGCTGCGTGTCTATTTGAAAGCCTCGCCGTATGT
- a CDS encoding Ribosomal silencing factor RsfS (MaGe:77308955), with protein sequence MLDKKALDVQILHVGPLTSIADYLVIGSAESDRQTRAIADHVGDSLTGKGDRPISVEGTTSGQWVLIDFGDVVAHIFRQDARQHYALERLWSDAKPLSISEEKPEEKPAAPATPKRRIIVKALKARKSV encoded by the coding sequence ATGCTCGACAAGAAGGCCCTGGATGTCCAGATCCTCCATGTCGGTCCATTAACCTCGATCGCAGATTACCTCGTCATTGGATCCGCGGAGTCGGACCGGCAAACGCGCGCCATCGCCGATCATGTCGGCGACAGCCTGACCGGCAAAGGCGACCGGCCTATCAGCGTCGAAGGCACCACGTCGGGCCAGTGGGTCCTGATAGATTTCGGCGATGTCGTCGCACACATTTTCAGACAGGACGCCCGCCAGCATTATGCGCTGGAGCGTCTCTGGAGCGATGCCAAGCCTCTGAGCATTTCGGAAGAGAAGCCGGAAGAAAAACCGGCTGCGCCCGCCACACCCAAGCGGCGCATTATCGTCAAGGCCCTCAAAGCGCGAAAATCGGTTTAG
- a CDS encoding Triosephosphate isomerase (MaGe:77308946) codes for MRRSLIAGNWKMNKTASEAATFIHELSQRELASSAVEIVIAPPFTALDSVRRALGTKSSIGLAGQNMHGEDSGAYTGEISAPMLKDLGCQYVILGHSERRALFGETDAVIQKKLTAAFRHGLNPILCVGESLAQREAGQTTQVITQQLRGCLGGFTPAHLATLTIAYEPVWAIGTGKAASPEQAVPVHQTIRLFLQNEWSSDIAQKTRVLYGGSVTPQNVSNFLASEEIDGALVGGACLQVESFATIAALAQKRTGH; via the coding sequence GTGCGCAGATCTCTGATCGCCGGCAATTGGAAAATGAATAAGACCGCCTCGGAGGCGGCAACGTTTATCCATGAGTTGAGTCAACGGGAACTAGCCTCTTCCGCCGTCGAGATCGTTATCGCTCCACCATTTACCGCGCTGGACTCCGTTCGCCGCGCACTCGGCACGAAATCTTCCATCGGTCTAGCCGGCCAAAATATGCACGGGGAAGATTCCGGCGCGTATACCGGCGAAATATCGGCGCCGATGCTGAAGGATCTTGGCTGCCAGTATGTCATTCTTGGGCATTCCGAACGCCGGGCCCTCTTTGGCGAAACCGATGCGGTCATTCAAAAGAAACTGACTGCGGCCTTTCGTCATGGGCTCAATCCGATTCTCTGTGTCGGCGAGTCGTTAGCCCAGCGCGAAGCCGGACAGACCACGCAAGTCATCACCCAACAGTTGCGCGGATGCCTGGGAGGATTTACTCCGGCACACCTGGCAACGCTGACAATCGCCTACGAACCGGTCTGGGCCATTGGAACGGGAAAAGCGGCATCTCCGGAACAAGCGGTCCCGGTTCACCAGACGATCAGGCTGTTTTTGCAAAACGAATGGTCATCCGACATAGCGCAAAAGACAAGAGTTCTGTATGGTGGGAGCGTCACGCCGCAAAACGTATCGAATTTTCTCGCCTCGGAAGAAATCGACGGGGCATTGGTTGGTGGGGCTTGCCTCCAGGTTGAGTCCTTTGCTACTATCGCCGCTCTCGCGCAAAAACGAACGGGGCATTAA
- a CDS encoding Branched-chain-amino-acid aminotransferase (MaGe:77308948): MLEPVEKIWMDGKLVPWAEANVHVLTHSLHYGLAAFEGIRCYKGKSGSAIFRLQEHVDRLFDSAHIGMMEMPYDRKQIAEAIVETVRANRLDACYIRPLVYIGYGAMGVHPGSNPIRVAVAAWRWGAYLGDEALANGMRARVSSFTRHHVNVSMTRGKISGYYVNSILAKREAKADGYDEAIMLDPEGYVAEGTGENIFIIRRGKIKTTPLTSILEGITRNSILDIARERNIPVTEERFTRDEMYLADEVFVTGTAAELTPVREIDNRRIGAGKPGPITLALQKAFFAIVRGEDPAHESWITRV, from the coding sequence ATGTTGGAACCGGTTGAGAAGATTTGGATGGATGGCAAGTTGGTTCCGTGGGCCGAGGCCAACGTCCATGTCCTGACCCATTCGCTGCACTATGGATTGGCGGCGTTCGAAGGCATTCGCTGCTATAAGGGCAAGTCGGGCTCCGCGATCTTCCGGCTCCAAGAACATGTCGACCGGCTGTTCGACTCTGCGCATATCGGGATGATGGAGATGCCGTACGATCGCAAGCAGATCGCTGAAGCGATTGTTGAAACCGTGCGGGCGAACCGGCTCGACGCCTGCTACATCAGACCGTTGGTCTACATTGGGTATGGAGCCATGGGGGTGCATCCTGGCAGTAATCCGATCAGAGTGGCGGTGGCGGCCTGGCGGTGGGGGGCCTATCTTGGGGACGAGGCCTTGGCCAATGGGATGCGCGCGCGGGTGTCTTCCTTTACGCGGCATCATGTGAATGTGTCGATGACGCGGGGGAAAATCTCCGGGTACTATGTGAATTCGATTCTTGCCAAACGCGAAGCTAAAGCGGATGGATACGATGAAGCGATCATGCTCGACCCTGAGGGCTATGTGGCCGAAGGCACGGGCGAGAACATTTTTATTATCCGTCGCGGGAAAATAAAAACGACGCCTCTGACGTCGATTCTTGAAGGGATCACGCGCAATTCCATTCTCGATATCGCGCGCGAGCGCAATATCCCGGTCACAGAAGAGCGGTTTACCCGCGATGAAATGTATCTGGCCGATGAAGTATTCGTGACTGGTACGGCGGCCGAGCTGACGCCGGTGCGGGAAATCGATAATCGGCGCATCGGAGCGGGAAAGCCAGGGCCGATCACCCTTGCGTTGCAGAAGGCGTTCTTCGCTATTGTGCGCGGGGAAGATCCTGCTCACGAATCCTGGATCACTCGCGTCTAG
- a CDS encoding Protein-export membrane protein SecG (MaGe:77308947): protein MLYTLIVIVHVFVCFLMIGAILLQSGKGAEIGASFGGSSQTVFGSRGPANFLSKLTVGVAAVFMLTSFSLAILAKQRNFSSTVIDLNQSKETTSAPATPPAPATESHPAGDAPAAAH from the coding sequence ATGCTGTATACGCTGATTGTGATTGTTCATGTATTTGTCTGCTTCCTGATGATCGGGGCGATCCTGTTGCAATCGGGGAAGGGAGCCGAAATCGGCGCATCCTTCGGCGGATCGAGCCAAACCGTTTTCGGAAGCCGCGGTCCCGCGAATTTCCTGAGCAAATTAACCGTGGGTGTGGCCGCCGTCTTCATGCTGACCTCTTTCAGCCTGGCCATTCTCGCTAAGCAGCGAAACTTTTCATCGACCGTGATTGACCTCAACCAATCCAAAGAAACGACGTCAGCCCCTGCGACACCGCCAGCACCCGCGACCGAGTCGCACCCGGCTGGAGACGCTCCGGCAGCGGCCCACTAA
- a CDS encoding Biotin synthase (MaGe:77308957), with protein MTDYMHLANKALNDEPLTRAESLSVLNAPDDDLLTLLHAAFQVRSKYFGRTVRLQMLQNAKSGACMEDCHYCSQSAVSNAPIERYNLLPQKQMIEGARQAAASKAQRYCIVISGRSPLDREIDEIAGAVRSIKQEIPIQICCSLGLMNDEQAKRLKAAGVDRVNHNLNTSEAYHESICTTHTFQDRLATIKNARAAGLEICSGGIVGMGESNEDLIDLATALRDVKPDSIPLNMLNPVEGTPLENIDALTPQRCLKVLCLFRFLHPRTEIRIAGGREHNLRSLQPLSLYPADSVFVNNYLTTPGSPAPEVWSMIEDLGFKIEVDYQQPVAS; from the coding sequence ATGACCGACTACATGCACCTGGCGAACAAAGCGCTCAACGATGAGCCTCTCACGAGAGCGGAATCGCTGTCCGTCTTGAACGCGCCGGACGACGACCTGCTCACGCTCCTGCATGCCGCCTTTCAAGTCCGCTCAAAATACTTCGGCCGCACCGTTCGCCTCCAGATGCTGCAAAACGCCAAGAGCGGCGCCTGCATGGAAGACTGCCACTATTGCTCGCAATCCGCCGTCTCGAACGCGCCGATTGAACGCTATAACTTATTGCCGCAGAAACAGATGATCGAAGGCGCACGCCAAGCCGCCGCCTCGAAAGCCCAGCGCTACTGCATCGTCATCAGCGGACGCAGTCCGTTGGATCGGGAAATCGACGAGATCGCCGGAGCCGTCCGGTCAATCAAGCAGGAAATCCCGATACAGATCTGCTGTTCGCTCGGTTTGATGAATGACGAACAGGCGAAACGCCTGAAAGCCGCCGGCGTCGATCGCGTGAACCACAACTTGAACACCAGCGAGGCCTACCACGAGTCGATTTGCACAACGCACACATTCCAAGACCGCCTGGCAACGATCAAGAACGCCCGCGCCGCAGGCTTGGAAATCTGCTCCGGCGGCATCGTGGGGATGGGAGAAAGCAACGAAGATCTCATCGACCTCGCCACCGCTTTGCGCGACGTGAAGCCGGACTCGATTCCGTTGAACATGCTCAATCCGGTGGAAGGCACGCCGCTGGAGAACATCGACGCCCTCACGCCGCAGCGCTGCCTCAAAGTCCTCTGCCTGTTCAGATTCCTGCATCCGCGCACAGAAATCCGCATCGCCGGCGGCCGCGAGCACAACCTCCGCAGTCTCCAGCCCCTCTCCCTCTATCCAGCTGATTCAGTTTTCGTGAACAACTACCTGACGACCCCCGGCTCCCCAGCGCCGGAAGTCTGGAGCATGATCGAAGACCTGGGATTCAAGATTGAAGTGGACTATCAGCAGCCGGTGGCGAGCTAG
- a CDS encoding PilZ domain-containing protein (MaGe:77308949), which yields MVVYAGILLGEVSGMPQATRFVIRTYHRIPVRCLLYYMGGEFLGKGTVVNMSRNGMRVLGDHQVVPGMELVLRLSLPDKDEPVEIQRVVVRWVRGLLFGAKIVTLAPEGEERVGSFLSARLRSYCASS from the coding sequence ATGGTTGTGTATGCCGGAATTTTACTTGGCGAGGTGAGTGGAATGCCCCAAGCGACGCGGTTTGTGATTCGAACCTATCATCGAATTCCGGTCCGATGCCTTCTCTATTACATGGGAGGGGAGTTTCTTGGCAAGGGGACCGTGGTGAACATGTCCCGGAATGGGATGCGTGTGCTGGGGGATCATCAGGTGGTGCCCGGCATGGAACTCGTGCTGCGCTTATCGCTTCCCGATAAAGATGAGCCGGTGGAGATTCAGCGGGTGGTCGTCCGATGGGTTCGCGGGTTGCTCTTCGGCGCGAAGATCGTGACGCTGGCTCCAGAAGGAGAAGAACGGGTCGGGAGTTTTTTGAGTGCCCGGTTGCGGTCGTATTGCGCCTCGTCATAG